In Alteromonas sp. RKMC-009, the genomic stretch GGCGAACGCAGCATTAATGATGGACGTGCACACCGAATGAAAGTCGTATTCGCTGATGATGCTACTTACTCGGTATATGTGGACGGTGCACTGGAATATACCGGTACTCACGCTGACCCTGCCAGATACCAGAACGCTGACTTCAGCGTCCTTGTAGGCGGTTACAAGACGCAAGACAGCTATCCTACTGATTCTTACAACTGCCGTGTGTGGGATTTGAAAGTATGGACTGGCGGTGACGAAAGTACGGGGACGCTTGTGCTGGACATGCCGCTTGATAAGCCATTTGGATCCAAACAGGTAAACTTTGCCGAGAACACAGCAGCTACACTTACTGACATTGACCCGTCTTTCTATGTCGCTTCGCCTGATGATGGTGAATTAGTCTGGGCCACTAACTACAATAACGCGCCTGACGGTTTCACAATCACACCGCTGACTAACAGTTCATTTGGGGTTCACACTAATGAACTGCAAGTGGATAAGACCTATATAGTATCTTTCGATCTTGAAAGGCTAGATGAGGGTACAGTTCTTTTCCTGCAATGCTGGAAAGATAACTGGAACTCTACAGAGCAGAGTAACATAACCGTTGACACTGCCAGCGTAGGAAAACGATGCGAAATCGTTGTCTACGATACAGAACGATTACGATTCCGCCTGGGTAGTTCCGGTTACACAGGAACAGTAAAAAACATCAAGATTCAGGAAGTCACCTCCGGTGTTTACGGAGTACCAATTAACATCGTTGAGGCTGACAGTAAGCACTTCACGTTCGAGCCTTTCTACGGATGGTTAGGGGATGACCTAATCACACAGGAAATCTGGGAAGTACCTGCCAGTGCACCTGCCATCTTCAGTTTTGATACTGCTACCAACGAATGGGTGATGACTGGCGATAACAGTTATCAGTCGCTGGCTCTCATTAACGGTACTACGCAGCCGGTCCTTATGCTCATCGGTGGTAACGTTTCTGAAATTGACGGTGATGGGCTTGCCTATGCCGCTAATGGCGGCGGCGCAATTCGCACTACAGGTAATTACAAAGTCGTTTTCGATAAGAACGTTCAGAACTTTCAGGGCTACAAGCGTAGCGCAGGCTACGTAAACGCCCGAATCGGTAAACCCTACTTCCGCGAAATCATTGAGGTTATATAATGAAACTCTACGCCGCTTATTCAAAAGCAGTACAAACCGATCAGCGCGATGCCCTGATTGAAGCCTATCCACATGCCGCAGTCTACGGGGAACACTACCTGTTCCCCTGTTCGTACGAACAGCTGACCGGTGAAACCAATCCCAACACAGTAGACCTCACCGGCAAACGTCTGGTTGAGGAAATTGAGACTGAACACGATATGACGTTTGCTGAATTTGATGCTTTGTGTGATCAGATGCTGGCAGACGAAACGGGCCGCGAAGTACTCCTGTCAGTACAGCAAGGCCGCTACTTAAAAGAAACCCGATTCACTACCGAGGAGCAAACCGATGTTGCTTAACACTAACAACCAAGAAATTACCCTGGTCGGAGGAACCTACGTAGTAGGTGCCGACCTCGCCGGCGGGACACTGGACCTGCAATTCCAGTACGAACGGGGAACCAAATGGTACTCTGTCGGAGAACTGGAAGACGGCAAAGGCCAGCTTGTTGAAATCCCTGGCTTTAAGTCAAAAGTCCGTATTGTCAAAACCGGTTCTGCATCACTTGAATTAGCGCAGGCCATGTAATGGGAATTGTCGCTGATTTTAATCAAGGTCAGGGACTGCACACTCACTACCAGCATACGGCACTTACGCTGTATGTTGGTGTTGAGGACGAGTACGGTAACGTTGCTGCTGACGATATGTTCAGTAACATCGAATACAGTATTGTGACTCCTCGCGGTGCGGTGGCAATCCGTAAAGACCTGAATGACGGTGTAACCTTCGCTGACTCCCGTGTCACTGTGTTCATCCCCGATACCCAGTTGTCTATGTCAGGTTCACACACTCACCAGCTGGTTTTCTACGACAGTGCCGGTAACGCACTCCCTCCGGCATTCCAGTTCCCGCTGTTTATCACCCCAAGAGCCTAATATGTCCAAAGCCCTCCGCTTGTCTGATTCTGAAGACGAAGTAACAATCCAAATCTCTGCACCATGTACGGTAATAATCACTTATGAAGACGGTACTTCTGAACACGTCACTATTGATGATGCAGCTAACGTTGTACGGGAGTTCCAGGAATAACATGACACCTCTGAACGCATTTGATTCGCTGGAAGATGCGAAAGCCTATTCCGCACCGAAGGAAATTCTGATCACCCCTGACATGGTGATTGCTTTTCTGACTGAACATAACTCCGTGACCTCCCTGCAGGAGTCCACTGACGAGAAAGCCAGAGGTTTTCTGATGGCCATCAGTTCCGGTGGTATTGAGTTTAACCTGATGGATTCACACGCTGTAGGCCAGAAGCAGCAAGCCATTCTGACTTACCTTGTCAGTATTGATGCGGTAACGCAGGGATTTGCCGATGCCTGTATGTCCTATGCAAACCAGACCTGGCAGCCTTACGCTGATACCACTGAGTACCAGTTCATGAAGGCCAAAGGTACATGCCCTGTCAAAGAGGTATTCCCCTCTAACGGTTGGCTTAAAATTGAAGTCACTGAGGAATGTGAGGCCCACGCTCCACAGATTTACGCAACGATTCAGGGCGTAAAAACACGGGTTGCCGGCTTCAGTACTATCGGGCTGGCCGGTCCTTATCTGGCGCGTGTTCCTTCCCAGTATGGTGTACTGGAAGTTGACGATGCCTACGGGGTAATCCAGTAATGGGTTACTCCTTACTCTTTAACGGTTCGACACAGTACGCCGCCAGTGTAGGCGGTAACGACCGCACTTACTCAATCCGGCCGACAACGGGTAAGTACCGGATCATCTTTTCCCGCCTGCAATACTGGGGCGCACATACCGGCCCTGTCGTATGGCACTGCTATAACGGCTGTAAGATAAACATCCGTACCACGGACGGGCAGATTGAAACCAGTCCCGGCGGGAAGTTTATCGGTAAACCTGTCCCTAACGACGGGACGCCGTTCAAACTGGAAGTGGAATGGGATATCGATAACGGGACGGTAGGCTACTGGATAGATGATGTCTTCCAGCAGGAATTTACCGGCATTGATAACGGCTTCAGTCTTCATGCAGCAGGGACGCTTAACCGGACAATGTTCTGCCGCCGTCAGCACTTAGACAGTGCGTACATGAGCGCAGAGATAAGCGGTACGGTTACTATCTGGGAAGACGATGCCGACAACGGATTTATCTATGACTTTGACGCGTCCGGACCTTCCGGTAATGAGATCATTGAAACGGTACAGGGCCGTAATGCCGCACTGACCGGCTTTGCTACCGATGGTTCTCAGTGGAACTACTATGAGTCTGCAGGCACCGGCGGCGGGACGTTATACGAACTGGAACTGCAAGCCGGAAATACAGTCACTGAAGCAGTAACACTGGATATCATCGCATCCCTTAATACCAATACGTCTTGGGCTCAGTCAGTGGCGCAGGCATCGCCGGTAGCCACGGCAGTCGTACAGGCACTGAATGCGGTTACCTCAGAACACACTCAGCAGGCCTCTGCCGTTACCCTGCAGCAACAGGTACAAGTGGCAGGCGTGATCAGCGAACACCGTTCTGAAGCCGCTGCACTCACACCTACACAATCTTCTGCACAATCGGTTATACTGGTTACCGCCAGTCAGTCAGAGCAGGGTACTGTTCTGTCAGCTGCCCAGCAGCAGGTATTGACCGGTATCCTCGCTGAACAACTCCACCAGGCCGGTGTACAGGATATCTCATCCCTTCAGGCCATTACCTACGTACAGGCTGAACAGGCCTCTGATGCGACTGCACTGAGTATCGACACGCTGAACGGTGCACAACTGATTACAGTTATCACCTCAGAACACGTTCACAACGCTCAGACGGCGTTTATCAGTGAAGTTAATGCAACTGCCCTGATTGATGCTGAAATGCGCTCAGAGGCTTCCAGCGTTAGCGTAGAAGCCGCTTTAAGTACGGTGACACTGCCTGCTTCCCATGTAACAGAAACCAGTGCCCTTGATGTACTGATGTTTATCGGTACGCCGGATAACCTGCAGGGTGTCCAGCTTGTGCCGCTTACCTCCATGTATTCACTTACCCCTCTTACCAATCCCACCTACACATTAAAGGAAATTTAATGGCTACATTCTTCACGGCATCTGCAATCAAGCAGAATGGTTACCAGCATCTGAAAGATAACGTCACTACGGCGTATCTGTGTAAGGCTCCGGCCAAGTCCGATTCGCTGGCCACAATCCAGGGCAAAGCTATCGCACAGGCAGCTGTGGCAGGTTCAGACGTTGCGTTCTCGGCATCCGGCAATGATTTACTGGTTACCATCAACGGTAAATCCGGATTAGACCCCAGCGGTACAGCAGCAAGCGGCGATGACATTGCAGTGGTGTACTGCTCAGCGTCTGCCCCACTGGTTTGTGTCGATGCAACGGACCGGACTATCACTAACAATGACGGGGATACCCTGGATATTCCTGCCGCACAAATTTACGTACGTGAATTAGGATCGGTGTAATGCGAATTACGGCCCACAAAAACACCAGTAAATTCTTTAGCTATCGTGTCCAGAAGGACGGGGTAGATTTAGATTTGGATGCGATGGGCGTAACGAACATTCAGGTTGCTGATGAAGGGCAGAGCATTTCTGCCCTGAGCGGAGATATCACTTTTTCCGCTAATATCATGAGCATACGGTGGGGTAGTCTTAAATTACCGGCAGGTGAGTATTCGCCTACGGTGTACCTGTATAATCCGGAAAATCCAAAAGGATTAGTACTTTACGGGCCAGAGACCAACCCTGTTACGCTTGTCCTTGTTGAGGATGAAAGACCCCATTTAGTTAATATCTCTGCCACGACAGATTTGCTTACTCTTTCGGGACCGGCAAAACCCATTTCGGTGATTTCTGTTGATGGTGCTTTAATTAAATTCTCTAAATACTCCGGTAGTTTTACGAATATAACACCGCTTGAAATTAATACCCCGAACAATGAAGGCTCTGACCTCATTTATGCAAAAACTCCGCTCCCTTCCGCGAAGAGTTGGACTTTTTCAGTGTTGATGCCGGACGGGGTAAAAAGCGAGTTTAAAAAGCGTTGGATTGTCTAACTTACGAACTCAATAGGTTTGGATCTTTCACATAAAACAAAAGGCGTTAGGGGGAATTTCCTAACGCCTTTTTTTAATACTTCATGTAAAGTTCGACTGGTAGGTCAAACTATTCCCTTCCTTAACTCATCTCCATTTTAACTACGCACATGAAAGAAACTACCATGGTTGAGAATATAAAAGATCTTCCTCCGACAGTACTGGGAGCATTAATGGCAATTGTCATTTCTATTCTTCGAGTGATGTATGATCGGGAAGAAACATCAGTACTACGTGTAGGCTTGGAAGCCTCTTTATGCGGGACGCTTGCAGTTGTCGCAGGTAGTGCTATTACAGCTTTAGGGCTTGATCAGGAGTGGACACTATTTGTCGGCGGAGTCATAGGCTTCGTTGGATCACAAAGCATACGTACCTACGCCGACAGAATGATTAAGAGAAAAATTGATAATTAATGTTTGCTGGTTACTGCGGGTTTCATTGAGAGCCAACCCTGTATTGAATCCTCACAAACTAAACCCGAATCCAGCATTTCATTAATGCTTTTACAAGTCGAATCCGTAATCCACTCACCATTTACAAAACACGCTAATTGTCTTTTTCCCCTAATTGTCATAACGGAATATCTGCGCGGATATAACTGACCAAGGGTGTTTCCTTTCAGTACGCTCACTGTTTGTCCCTTACCGGTAAAAAGATCCGCCAAGATTAATTGATTTGTTTTGTGCACACAATAAAAAAATTCCCCTTTAAAAGGGGAATTTTTGTATCTACTTAATAGAAAGCAACTTATTTTTATCGCTACTCGATCTGGTAGTTCCTACCCAGTAAACAACACTGGCTACCCATAATGCGACCAGTTGACCTGCAAAATAATTTACAAGTGTTTTATTTACATCAGGTATTTCAATAAAGAATAGTCCGGCTAAATAAAATGTAGAAATTAGGGTGAGCGTTGTCGTAATGATTGCCGGCATTTTAGAATCTTTATGTAAATTCCGTGCGTCCTGCCGGTCCTTATTAATATCCTGCAAAACTGCCAGTTCTATTTCTTTTAAACGCACTCTTTCTTTTGATTCAAACTCTGCAATTTTAATTTGGTTTTCCGGAGAGAGCAGGGCAGTTTGAACTGCTTGCGGGGTATTCTCTACGTCCAGTTCTTTTGCAATGAGTGACCCGATTACCGTTCCGGTAGGGCCGCCTAATAACGTACCTAAGTATGGTGCGGTTTGACCTACTAAGTTTTTAATATCAGTCCAGTTCATGTGTAATTTCCAGTATCCAGGAAGAGTCACCAAACCATTCCAGAAGAATGTCCATGGCAGCTTCAGAGTTAATACCTACGCCATCGACAATCTTCATGCACGGGGCCAGACAGCCTGCCAACTGATGTACGTAATTGGCCAGATGGATTTCAATGTCTGTTCGGCCCTCTACATCCCGTAACCGGTAGAATTGGTGTTGGCCGGTGTAGTCGCGGTCCACAATGTATACCCCTTCAGGGATACATGATTTGAATGGAATGTTGTTCAGGTCGGGGCGTTCAAGGAAGCAAATCTTTGTACCGTCAGGCATGGTAAGTTCGCTTTCAGTGCGGTCAGGAAAGTACTTCCTATAGAGCGTTAACATGTTTTTCTACCTCTGTGTAACCCCCGATATGTTCTTCATCCCAGAAGACTTGCGGAACAGTTTCAAAGCCCTGGTCGATGATGAAGTTTAGCTTGTCTTTGTTGTCTTCTGATTTGATGTCATAATATTCAAACGGTAAATTCTTAGCCGTTAACAGATCAATTGCGTATTCGCAGTAGTCGCACTTAGCGCGACCATATACAGTAAACATTGGAGTACCTTAAAACGTGGATGGGTGGCCCGTTGCAATAACTGGCCGGTAGGAATCTAAAACTTACCCCTGACATTCACGTTTGTAAACCAATCCCTCCTGCATTCCCTCCCTTACATGAGTCTTGTCCATGAAACCACTAAAGACGTTATATACCGATAGCCATTACCAGCTGCGGCTGGTATACACGGACGCCGATGGTACGCCTGTAGATATCACCGGTGCTACGGCCACTATGGTATTAAGAAACACGATTGAATCCGCCGCACTGGTCACGACCAGCGCAACAATTGACGGCCCTACAGGGACAATCGAATTTACTATCCCGCCTGAAGATACATCCACTCTGATTGATGCCAAACGCCCTGAACGAAAGTTACTGGCCGGCGCAATGCTGTACCTGCCTGACGACCTCAGCATTCCCCTGTTTAACACCACGGTTCTTGCTAAGAAAAACATCGTACGGGGAGCGTAACTTTGACTGATGTACACGCTAATGAGGTACATGTGGATGAGTCAGATCTGATTGAAGTAAAAGCGCAGGGTGCTATCCCTGTGTATTCTTCTGAGGTACAGACGCTCTACATTACCCAGCCTACCAATCTTCAGCTGTTCAGTGAGGACGTGACAAAGCGCAGCCCTTACTTTGATGAGCGGGAAGACACTACTGAAGTGGCCGGTGTGGTTGCTGTACGGGGATTTACCCGTGCTTACTTGTCCTGGTTTGAACTGACATCACCTGAACGTCACAAAGCGACAAAGGTGTACCGAAGCACCACTGATGACTTTGACGGTGCAGTCTGCGTAGGCGACAGCCAGACGCAGACATTCACTGATACTGTAGAACCGGATACAGAATACTATTACTGGTTTATTCCGGTAACCCATGCTGGCAATGAAGGTATACGCACCACTTCACACTATCTGATGAAAAGTCAGGACAGGGATGCAGTCGTTAAGTTCCTTGGTCTGGATGGTGTGTTCGGCGCACTGAATGACCTTGAAACGTTGCTTACCGGCAGACTGGATGCCGTTGATAACTCCCTGTACCAAATCAACGCTGACTTACTCAATGAAGCGGTGACGCTGATCAACGAACAGATTGCCATTGTCCTCGGAAACCAGATAAGCCTTCAGAGTACACTTGGCTTGATGATGGACGAGTCCATTGCGCTGATGCGTGAGCAGATAGATATCGTGGTAACTGAGAACACCGCGCAGATCTCCCGTATCAATACGCTGACTGCACAAGTGAACTCTGAAACTGAAAGTCGTATCGCTGCTATCAACACACTGGAAGAAAGTCTGGTAGGTGTTGATTCTGCTATTGCTACAGTACGTGAAGAACTATCTGCAGAGATAACTTCAGAACGTCAACGTACGGACGCTCAGATTGTCTCAGAGCGACAAACACGTGTAACCCGTGAAGATGCCTTGGCAAACGCTATTACGTCCTTACAGACCTCTACAGAGAGCGATATTGCCAGTGCTAATGCTGCCATTGAGCAGGAGAGTACAGCACGATCATCTGCTTTCGGTGCAATGGCCTCACAGATTGAATCCATCAATGCCGGATTCACGACAGCACAGGGCGAACTGAATGCCCGTATTGACGAGGAAGCCCAGACCCGCGTAACTGCTACGGATGCACTGGCCCAACGGGTAACGGACATTGAATCATCTGTGTCCACAGACATTGCAGATTCCCGTGCGTCCCTTGAGCAGAGCCTGACTACCGTTACAAGTGAACTGAATGCACTTGCAGAATCCACACTGGATTTGAGCGCAGAGATTAGTGATGCCCAGTTATCTGCGGTAGCAGAAGCACAGCAGTACACACGGGCGCAGGTCGGTGTGTGTTACATCAACGGTAACTTATCAACCCATGTTGATGAAACAGCGTGCGTTAATGCCGGCGGTACTTGGAAGCGCGAACCTCTGTCCACTTCGTTTAATAACGTTCAGATCAGCTACACCAAGCCGGACGGTTCCACCGTCACCGGCGGGGCACAGATGCTACTGCAATCAGTGGTCAATGATGTAGGTAATGTTGCCAGCCGTGCTTACTTCGGTGTACGGGCTGACGGGGCTATTACCGGCCTTATTACTCAGAATGAATCTGGTGTACCCGAGAGCAGTAAAGTACAGCTGGTCGGTAGTGCAGTTGAAATCCTGAATGACGAAGACGGTACGCCGTTTGTATCGTACGACACCGTTAACAAGCGCGGTGTTATCCGTGGTCTGTTGATACTGGAAGATGGTACACGTGTTTCCGGCCAGTCTGACATTTCAGGCGGTAACGGTGATCCCGGGGCTGACGGCAAAAACGGGGCAGGCCTGTATGCACTGCAGAACAGCACCGGTGTATTCCCCGCCGATGCAACTGCCAGTACCGAGTTTGAGAACTCATTCGGACGCGCACCTACAAAAGGCGATCACCTTACCTACCGTAATGCTGATAACACGAACAGTTCAATCAAACGTTTTGATGGTACTTCGTGGGTGGCCCCGTTACTTATCGTAAACGGTGACATGCTGACTATGGGTACTATCACTTCCGGCGCACTGGCTTCAAAAGCGGTGACAGCCGATAAGATTGATGTACTGGACCTCTTTGCTCAGGACATTACCGCTACCGGTACAATTACCGGTGCCAAGTTCATCGGTTCAGAGTATTCAGGCGGTAAGGTAACGGTTGAGAACGCATCTACCGGTAACAAGGTTAGTCTGGATTCTTCCAGTGGTTCACCTATTCGGATCAGTAACGGTACTGATACCCTTCTGCAGTTTGATGCTGATAACAAACTTCAACTGCTTGCTGGTTTGGCTGACCACACAATCAACCGGTCAAGCATGTTCTCACAGGCAATCTGGGACTTAATTAAGCCACAGCCTACCTCTGGTTCTACCGGTGGTTCTTATGGCGCAGCTGGCGTCAGTGACAGCCAAACGTTAAGCCAGACAATACTGATGGAGAACGCTAACCTCAGTACCACCACACTGTCATTTAAGCTACGCAGCTGGTACACCGGTTCATCGCCTGTGGACCCTGTCTGGAAGATCATTGTATTCCGTAAAGTCAGGCCGAAAGGCGGGACGTGGGATACTTCCATTAAAATTCACGAAAAAATATATACCGGTAATGCCATACCTTCTGAGAACTACGCCGACATACTGGTCAACTACGTTGAGGATGTTGATGTCTCTGACGGATATTACGATGGTGAAATCCAGTTCAGTATTAGTGCACATTACCAGTCGGGCTCATTTATCTCAGAACGCTCAAGGTTAGAATCTATCGTTGCAACACAGTCCGTACAAGGCGGCGGGGTTAATGGTGATGCGCTGACACTGAATGGACAAGATCCTGACTACTACCTGAAATGGGCGAATGTCCAGAATAAGCCAGCTTATACAACACGCTGGCCTACGTTCTCTGAAGTGTCAGATAAGCCTGCACAGTCTACACGTTGGCCTACATGGTCTGAGGTAACCAGTAAACCGGACGTTGCCATCAAGCCAGGTGACCACACGACTAACAACACCGATTACTCTATGGTGTGGGAAAACAACAACGGTACGCTGTACACCAGTGCCGCGCACCTGAAGTACAACCCCGCAAACAAGCGCATTACTACAGGTGGCCTGACTTTAGGGCTAGGCGGTGTGACTAATGATCTCCTGACTCTGGACTCCGCAGGTCACGCAAACATCGTTATCGACCGCGGTTCTACGGACTACGACAACAATATCCTGTTTAAGACAAACGGTGCGTTATCGTGGCGTATCTGGCAAGGCTACGGCGATGAGCATCTGGGTATCAGGCACGAAGCGTCAGCATCAGAGCCTATGCGTATCTACGAAGACCACATCCGCTTGCAGAATAAAATCGCTTTCAGGATGTCCGATGGTTGGCTGCGTATCAATGACCAAGGCGGTTTCGGTAGTGGTATCTACTGCGGAAGCAGTGTCTTACGTACGGACGGTCAACTTGAAGTAGGCGGCAATGGTGCATACTTCATGGCGAATGGTTCAGAAGTTACCAGCAACAAGCCCCACCGGTTTAACCAAGACATCAACGCTTATAAGAGCGTGTTGTTCAAGACCGCCGGCACTGGTATTTATTTCCAGCCGGACGGTTCAAACGACTTTGGCGGTATCCGGTATAACTCATCTGGCAATGACGGGAACATGGAGTTCTGGACTTCGGATGATTACAGCGAACCATTTATTTTCCGTATGTACGATACAGGCTCAGTCGGTTCAGGTACTAACCGTGAGGTTTTTCGGATTAACGATGGTAACGCTCGTGTTATTCGCGCTGACGGCGGTGAAGCCAATCTGGATTTATCATCGTCTACCGGTACTTACGCACGCATGTACTACCGTAAAAGTGATAACAAGTTCGGGTTTTTCCTGCCCAGTTCGGCCAGTAACTATTCAACGCGCCTCAGTTGGGACGGGACAAACGACCGGTGGACGGCTTCGGGTGAAGTGTGGGCAGACGATAACGTTGCGACCTCTGATATTCGTGTTAAAGAAGACTTGAAAGAGATCCGCAGTGCGCTGGATAAAGTCGGCCATTTGACCGGTTACACGTACCTGCAAACGAAACTGAAAGCACGTAAAGCAGGTGTTATCGCACAGCATGTTGAAGGAGTCTTGCCGGAAGCGGTCAGTAAAGGCGAAGACGACATGTTGGCTGTATCGCAGGCCGGTGTCGTGGCACTGTTGGTCAACGCTGTGAAAGAGTTGCGTGAAGAAGTGCGGGTACTGCGCGGGAGAGTAGCTAATGGCTAACAAGGCATTCACGGTTCAGACACGGGACGAGTTCAATGCTGTCTGGTTTCGGCCTACAACGACAAGTATGCTGGCCGGTGATTCAGCGACATTCACCAACAACTCGAATGTGTCTATCCGTATAGACGGGTTTCTCAGTGATTACTGGACAAACACCAGTAGTCTTACACTGAGTCCGGGCCAATCATCTACACGGTATATTAAGAGCTCTCCAGCCAATTATGATCAGGAACACTATCTCGGGGCTAATGCCCTGAGTGGTGGTTATGACCCCGATACCACACGGATTGTCGTCAGTTCGCCACCGGACAAAGAACCTGATTCTTTTTCAATGGGGTCAGACATCAACGACTGTGACCCGAAAGTCACACAATCGGGCGGCTTTAACCTGACCGGCATCAACACGATGCCCGACATTACGTTCAGTAACACCATCAACGGCGGCTACCACACCCGCTGGCTTAATGGGACAACACTACGCATTAATTGGTGGTCGGACGCGCCCAGTGACTACGGCCAAGCGCGTACCATCACGTTCAAGGCAGGGAGTAAGTCCGATAATCTAGTGATCCGGACTAAGCAATGGCCGGACGTAGACCAGCTTATTGAACTGGGGATCACAAGCGGCACCATTAAACACAAAGACCATCTGGTTGATTTCTTCGGTGGCGATGCGCCGTACAAACTCACTAACCTGTATCGCGGTGCAGGACTTGTACCCAGTATCTACCAGAACCGTAATATCCCGACTTCCGGCCAGATTAAACTGACGGACTTCTATGGTGCGGCCAATGGCTTTTACTGGATTTATGCCCCGTCCGGACGCTTCGCCCGCGCAAACATTCTGAACAGTTCGCAGACACTCAGCTACGATTGGATTGCGAAGAACGAGTTCGAAATCGGATACGGGATTCTGGCGGCACACGTTGAGTACCGGTACACAATGACGGTTAACAGCGAGTCCACTGCCACCCCGACATTTCAGTCAACGCATGGTGTATCACTCGGGTCGTGGTCACAGAACAACAAAGGTTTCCGTGTGAAGCACACGTGCCCGCAGGGATACGAGGAAATGATACGGGTAACTATCCACGTCCAGGCCAGAAACGCACAGGACACTAAAATATCCATCCAGCGCGACATAGAAGTGGTCTACTATTTCTACGGCGTATGACGCAGAACTTTACTCACAGAACGCTTACAGGCATACTTTAGGGACTGCATCGTTCGATGCGTCCCTTACTTCCCCCTCAAATCTCACTCCCTCCGAGACCCCCAAAATGACACAAAATACCACAGCATATAATCTTGCTTTGAACCTCCAGTCTCAACTGGACAACGCGAAAGCCCAGAACGAACAAATGTTTCAGGCGTTGGAGCGTTTAGCTACAAAAGCCGGTGTTACAGAACCAGCCGGTATTGACTCACTTGTTTCCCAGATTGAGGCTTGCATCCTGCCTGCAGGACAGAGTTCTCCACC encodes the following:
- a CDS encoding phage holin, lambda family, which encodes MVENIKDLPPTVLGALMAIVISILRVMYDREETSVLRVGLEASLCGTLAVVAGSAITALGLDQEWTLFVGGVIGFVGSQSIRTYADRMIKRKIDN
- a CDS encoding DUF5675 family protein produces the protein MLTLYRKYFPDRTESELTMPDGTKICFLERPDLNNIPFKSCIPEGVYIVDRDYTGQHQFYRLRDVEGRTDIEIHLANYVHQLAGCLAPCMKIVDGVGINSEAAMDILLEWFGDSSWILEITHELD
- a CDS encoding glutaredoxin domain-containing protein is translated as MFTVYGRAKCDYCEYAIDLLTAKNLPFEYYDIKSEDNKDKLNFIIDQGFETVPQVFWDEEHIGGYTEVEKHVNAL
- a CDS encoding tail fiber domain-containing protein; its protein translation is MTDVHANEVHVDESDLIEVKAQGAIPVYSSEVQTLYITQPTNLQLFSEDVTKRSPYFDEREDTTEVAGVVAVRGFTRAYLSWFELTSPERHKATKVYRSTTDDFDGAVCVGDSQTQTFTDTVEPDTEYYYWFIPVTHAGNEGIRTTSHYLMKSQDRDAVVKFLGLDGVFGALNDLETLLTGRLDAVDNSLYQINADLLNEAVTLINEQIAIVLGNQISLQSTLGLMMDESIALMREQIDIVVTENTAQISRINTLTAQVNSETESRIAAINTLEESLVGVDSAIATVREELSAEITSERQRTDAQIVSERQTRVTREDALANAITSLQTSTESDIASANAAIEQESTARSSAFGAMASQIESINAGFTTAQGELNARIDEEAQTRVTATDALAQRVTDIESSVSTDIADSRASLEQSLTTVTSELNALAESTLDLSAEISDAQLSAVAEAQQYTRAQVGVCYINGNLSTHVDETACVNAGGTWKREPLSTSFNNVQISYTKPDGSTVTGGAQMLLQSVVNDVGNVASRAYFGVRADGAITGLITQNESGVPESSKVQLVGSAVEILNDEDGTPFVSYDTVNKRGVIRGLLILEDGTRVSGQSDISGGNGDPGADGKNGAGLYALQNSTGVFPADATASTEFENSFGRAPTKGDHLTYRNADNTNSSIKRFDGTSWVAPLLIVNGDMLTMGTITSGALASKAVTADKIDVLDLFAQDITATGTITGAKFIGSEYSGGKVTVENASTGNKVSLDSSSGSPIRISNGTDTLLQFDADNKLQLLAGLADHTINRSSMFSQAIWDLIKPQPTSGSTGGSYGAAGVSDSQTLSQTILMENANLSTTTLSFKLRSWYTGSSPVDPVWKIIVFRKVRPKGGTWDTSIKIHEKIYTGNAIPSENYADILVNYVEDVDVSDGYYDGEIQFSISAHYQSGSFISERSRLESIVATQSVQGGGVNGDALTLNGQDPDYYLKWANVQNKPAYTTRWPTFSEVSDKPAQSTRWPTWSEVTSKPDVAIKPGDHTTNNTDYSMVWENNNGTLYTSAAHLKYNPANKRITTGGLTLGLGGVTNDLLTLDSAGHANIVIDRGSTDYDNNILFKTNGALSWRIWQGYGDEHLGIRHEASASEPMRIYEDHIRLQNKIAFRMSDGWLRINDQGGFGSGIYCGSSVLRTDGQLEVGGNGAYFMANGSEVTSNKPHRFNQDINAYKSVLFKTAGTGIYFQPDGSNDFGGIRYNSSGNDGNMEFWTSDDYSEPFIFRMYDTGSVGSGTNREVFRINDGNARVIRADGGEANLDLSSSTGTYARMYYRKSDNKFGFFLPSSASNYSTRLSWDGTNDRWTASGEVWADDNVATSDIRVKEDLKEIRSALDKVGHLTGYTYLQTKLKARKAGVIAQHVEGVLPEAVSKGEDDMLAVSQAGVVALLVNAVKELREEVRVLRGRVANG